A single genomic interval of Alistipes provencensis harbors:
- a CDS encoding energy-coupling factor ABC transporter ATP-binding protein, whose amino-acid sequence MSHHYLRFDDVHYRYPNGYEALCGVSFRITHGEKVALVGANGAGKSTLLLHTNGLLMPSQGEVVMGGITLTRRTLPLVRQSVGLVFQDSDNQLFMPTVEEDVAFGPANMQLEPEEIRRRVTEALDAVGALDLREASPFRLSGGQKKRVAIATVLAMEPSVLVMDEPTSNLDPRARRQIIDLIRRFSHTTLVATHDMEMVLDLCDRTIVMKEGRIVADGNTRHVFGDLALLEECGLEQPCELRMKRALKREYAR is encoded by the coding sequence ATGAGCCACCACTACCTCCGGTTCGACGATGTGCATTACCGTTATCCCAACGGTTACGAAGCGCTCTGCGGCGTCTCGTTCCGCATCACGCACGGAGAGAAGGTCGCCTTGGTGGGGGCCAACGGAGCCGGGAAATCGACTCTGCTGCTGCACACCAACGGACTGCTGATGCCTTCGCAGGGCGAAGTGGTCATGGGCGGGATCACGCTCACGCGCAGGACGCTGCCGCTGGTGCGGCAGTCCGTGGGGCTGGTGTTTCAGGATTCGGACAACCAGCTCTTCATGCCCACGGTCGAGGAAGACGTGGCCTTCGGACCTGCGAACATGCAACTCGAACCCGAAGAGATACGCCGCCGCGTCACGGAGGCCCTCGATGCCGTCGGAGCGCTCGATCTGCGCGAAGCGTCGCCTTTCCGACTTTCGGGCGGACAGAAGAAGCGCGTTGCGATAGCGACGGTCCTCGCGATGGAGCCGTCGGTGCTCGTCATGGACGAGCCGACCTCGAATCTCGATCCCCGCGCCCGGCGGCAGATCATCGACCTGATACGCCGTTTCAGCCACACGACGCTCGTCGCCACGCACGATATGGAGATGGTGCTCGACCTTTGCGACCGCACGATCGTGATGAAGGAGGGGCGGATCGTGGCCGACGGCAATACGCGGCATGTGTTCGGCGATCTGGCCCTGCTCGAAGAGTGCGGGTTGGAGCAGCCTTGCGAACTGCGGATGAAACGCGCGCTGAAAAGGGAGTACGCCCGTTGA
- the yut gene encoding urea transporter produces MANTIARSEGAGGGSFEFIKILLRGTGQVMFQNSAWTGLLFMIGIFWGAYTEGQGLVGWGALLGVTVSTVTGYLLGFPAKDGEQGLWGFNGVLVGCAFPTFMGNTVWMWLALVLCSALTTWVRTGFNNVMAPWKVNSFTFPFVFCTWMFLLAARAMHGLPTTHMSDPSLPAAFSSLESIRLGDLAVYWLKGIGQVFLIDSWVTGICFLAGLFLCSRWAALWAAIGSALALLTVIVLKASGPDISEGLYGYSPVLTAIALATVFYKPNFRSALWAVLGILVTVFVQAGMYVLMAPVGIATLTGPFCITTWLFLLPLVRFDDEQKPDHSNWYPENKKHLAAQQPGAKTK; encoded by the coding sequence ATGGCAAATACGATCGCTCGATCCGAAGGGGCCGGCGGAGGCTCTTTCGAGTTTATCAAAATTCTGCTGCGCGGCACCGGGCAGGTGATGTTTCAGAACAGCGCATGGACAGGACTCCTGTTTATGATCGGCATTTTCTGGGGCGCCTATACCGAGGGGCAGGGACTTGTGGGCTGGGGCGCCCTGCTGGGCGTGACCGTCTCTACGGTGACGGGCTATCTGCTCGGCTTTCCGGCCAAGGACGGCGAGCAGGGACTCTGGGGTTTCAACGGCGTGCTGGTGGGGTGCGCGTTTCCTACGTTCATGGGCAACACCGTCTGGATGTGGCTGGCGCTGGTGCTCTGTTCGGCGCTGACGACATGGGTGCGCACGGGATTCAACAACGTGATGGCGCCATGGAAGGTCAATTCGTTCACCTTTCCGTTCGTCTTCTGCACATGGATGTTCCTGCTGGCGGCACGCGCCATGCACGGGCTGCCGACGACGCACATGTCCGACCCGTCGCTTCCGGCGGCCTTTTCATCGCTGGAGAGCATCCGTTTGGGCGATCTGGCGGTTTACTGGCTGAAAGGTATCGGACAGGTCTTTCTGATCGATTCGTGGGTGACGGGAATCTGTTTCCTCGCGGGACTGTTCCTTTGCAGCCGCTGGGCGGCGCTCTGGGCCGCGATCGGCTCGGCGCTGGCGCTGCTGACGGTCATCGTGCTGAAAGCGTCGGGCCCGGACATCTCCGAAGGACTTTACGGATACAGCCCCGTGCTGACGGCCATTGCACTGGCGACGGTGTTTTACAAGCCGAATTTCCGCTCGGCGCTGTGGGCCGTTCTGGGGATTCTGGTGACGGTGTTCGTTCAGGCCGGCATGTATGTGCTGATGGCGCCTGTCGGAATCGCCACCCTGACCGGACCGTTCTGTATCACGACATGGCTCTTCCTGCTGCCGCTCGTCAGGTTCGACGACGAGCAGAAGCCCGACCATTCGAACTGGTATCCGGAAAACAAGAAGCATCTGGCGGCGCAGCAGCCGGGCGCGAAAACGAAATAA
- a CDS encoding urease accessory protein UreF: MTDDATTVMRLLEFTDSAFPVGTFSFSNGLETAAEEELVHDAATLEQYTQDIVRQAAFTDGVAALHAFRSYNLGYYEGILNADRQAVLCKMNAEARLMTRRMGKKLAELSKHIFPDETAARWLGDIAGGRTPGTYPVAQGIVFAACGISEKELFCSHQYGVVNMVVSAALRCVRVSHYDTQRILFRAAEKLGELYDTAGDMDFDDMYTFVPQIDILASLHEKGTKRMFMN, from the coding sequence ATGACCGACGACGCAACAACCGTCATGCGGCTGCTCGAATTCACCGACTCGGCCTTTCCGGTCGGGACCTTCTCCTTCTCCAACGGGCTGGAAACGGCCGCCGAAGAGGAACTGGTGCACGACGCCGCGACGCTCGAACAATATACGCAGGACATTGTCCGGCAGGCCGCCTTCACCGACGGAGTCGCGGCGCTGCACGCTTTCCGCAGCTATAACCTCGGTTATTACGAGGGTATCCTCAATGCCGACCGTCAGGCCGTTCTCTGCAAGATGAACGCCGAGGCGCGGCTGATGACCCGGCGCATGGGCAAGAAGCTGGCCGAGCTGTCGAAACACATCTTTCCCGATGAAACCGCAGCGCGGTGGCTCGGCGACATCGCCGGCGGCCGCACCCCCGGCACTTATCCCGTGGCGCAGGGTATCGTATTCGCGGCCTGCGGAATCTCCGAAAAGGAGCTTTTCTGCTCCCACCAGTACGGCGTGGTCAACATGGTCGTCAGCGCGGCCCTCCGCTGCGTGCGCGTGTCGCACTACGACACGCAGCGCATCCTGTTCCGGGCCGCCGAAAAGCTTGGCGAACTCTATGACACGGCGGGCGACATGGACTTCGACGACATGTATACCTTCGTGCCGCAGATCGACATTCTCGCCTCGCTGCACGAAAAGGGAACCAAACGCATGTTTATGAACTAA
- a CDS encoding urease subunit gamma, with amino-acid sequence MHLTPKEIDKLMLLSLGMIAERRMKKGLKLNYPEAVAYITSTALEGAREGKTVEEVMKGAASVLKKSDVMEGVADMIDLLQVEAVFTDGSRLVSIHHPIK; translated from the coding sequence ATGCACTTGACACCGAAAGAGATTGACAAGCTCATGCTGCTTTCGCTCGGGATGATCGCCGAAAGGCGCATGAAAAAAGGGCTGAAACTGAATTACCCGGAGGCCGTAGCCTACATCACGTCCACCGCACTGGAGGGAGCGCGTGAAGGCAAGACCGTGGAGGAGGTTATGAAAGGAGCGGCCAGCGTACTGAAGAAAAGCGACGTCATGGAGGGCGTCGCCGACATGATCGACCTGTTGCAGGTCGAAGCCGTGTTTACGGACGGTTCCCGTCTGGTGAGCATCCACCATCCTATTAAGTAA
- the crcB gene encoding fluoride efflux transporter CrcB codes for MFKAMMIAGLGGFIGTCLRFLTGKLAHVITVSAFPWGTFAVNIIGSFVIGIFFGLAEKAHVISPSMNVFLITGFCGGFTTFSSFADDMYLLLQQKHWLYFGLYVGLSFMLGLILVWLGRSLIKTV; via the coding sequence ATGTTTAAAGCGATGATGATTGCGGGACTCGGCGGTTTTATCGGCACATGCCTGCGCTTTCTGACGGGAAAACTGGCTCATGTCATTACGGTTTCCGCGTTTCCATGGGGTACGTTCGCCGTCAATATTATCGGGAGTTTCGTGATCGGCATCTTTTTCGGACTGGCCGAAAAGGCCCACGTCATCTCACCGTCGATGAACGTATTCCTGATCACCGGCTTCTGCGGCGGTTTCACCACCTTTTCGTCGTTCGCCGACGACATGTACCTGCTCCTGCAACAGAAACACTGGCTCTATTTCGGCCTTTACGTCGGCCTGAGCTTCATGCTGGGGCTGATACTCGTATGGCTGGGACGCTCGCTGATAAAGACGGTATAG
- a CDS encoding urease subunit alpha translates to MATISRQEYNNLFGPTVGDKIRLGDTDLYVEIEKDLREYGDEVVYGGGKTIRDGMGLANTMTSKEGSLDLVITNVTIIDANLGVVKADVGVKDGKIAGIGKAGNPNIMHGVHPDLVTSTATDAISGEHLILTAAGIDGHVHMISPQQAYACLSNGITTLFGGGIGPTDGSNGTTITSGRWNIERMLESIEGLPVNVGLLGKGNCSMNQPLEEQIEAGACGLKIHEDWGSTPAAIRAALGVADRFDVQVAIHSDTLNESGYVEDTIAAMDGRTIHTYHTEGAGGGHAPDLLKVASMPYVLPSSTNPTLPFGINSQAELFDMIMVCHNLNPKIPSDVAFAESRVRPETQAAENVLHDLGVLSMVSSDSQAMGRIGESFMRTFQMASFMKNACGKLAEDADGNDNFRVLRYIAKITINPAITYGVSDYLGSVEKGKVADLVLWEPQFFGAKPKMVIKGGLINWSNMGDPNASLPTPQPCYYRPMYGAFGRTLPETCLSFVSNAAFQSGIKERLHLHRMVQPVRRTRQLTKYDMVRNGGMPKIDVNPETFDVLVNDIRAYVKPADKFPLSQLLWFS, encoded by the coding sequence ATGGCAACAATTTCACGTCAAGAATACAACAATCTTTTCGGTCCTACCGTCGGCGACAAGATCCGGCTGGGTGACACCGATCTTTACGTCGAGATCGAAAAAGACCTGCGCGAATACGGCGACGAAGTCGTCTACGGCGGCGGTAAAACCATCCGTGACGGCATGGGGCTGGCCAATACGATGACCTCGAAGGAGGGTTCGCTCGACCTCGTTATCACCAACGTGACGATCATCGACGCCAATCTGGGCGTCGTGAAGGCCGATGTGGGTGTCAAGGACGGAAAAATCGCCGGTATCGGCAAGGCGGGCAATCCGAATATCATGCACGGCGTGCATCCCGATCTGGTAACCAGCACCGCAACCGACGCCATATCGGGCGAACACCTGATCCTGACAGCGGCCGGCATCGACGGCCATGTGCACATGATCTCCCCGCAGCAGGCCTACGCCTGCCTGAGCAACGGCATTACGACCCTGTTCGGCGGCGGAATCGGCCCTACGGACGGCAGTAACGGCACCACCATCACTTCCGGCCGCTGGAACATCGAACGCATGCTGGAGTCGATCGAGGGGCTTCCGGTAAACGTCGGCCTGCTGGGCAAAGGCAACTGCTCGATGAACCAGCCGCTCGAAGAGCAGATCGAGGCCGGAGCCTGCGGCCTGAAGATTCACGAGGACTGGGGTTCGACTCCCGCTGCGATCCGCGCCGCGCTGGGCGTCGCCGATCGTTTCGACGTGCAGGTGGCCATCCACTCCGATACGCTCAACGAGAGCGGATATGTCGAAGATACGATTGCCGCCATGGACGGCCGCACGATCCATACCTACCACACCGAAGGCGCCGGCGGCGGACACGCCCCCGATCTGCTGAAAGTGGCGTCGATGCCCTATGTGCTGCCTTCGTCGACCAATCCGACCCTGCCGTTCGGCATCAATTCCCAAGCCGAGCTGTTCGACATGATCATGGTCTGCCACAACCTCAATCCGAAGATTCCGTCGGACGTGGCCTTTGCCGAGAGCCGCGTGCGTCCCGAAACGCAGGCCGCGGAGAACGTGCTGCACGATCTGGGCGTGCTGTCGATGGTTTCGTCCGACTCGCAGGCCATGGGCCGTATCGGCGAATCGTTCATGCGCACGTTCCAGATGGCGTCGTTCATGAAGAACGCCTGCGGCAAGCTTGCCGAGGATGCCGACGGGAACGACAACTTCCGCGTGCTGCGTTACATCGCCAAAATCACGATCAACCCGGCCATCACTTACGGTGTCTCCGACTACCTCGGATCGGTCGAGAAGGGCAAAGTCGCCGACCTCGTACTCTGGGAGCCGCAGTTCTTCGGTGCCAAACCCAAGATGGTCATCAAGGGCGGCCTGATCAACTGGTCGAACATGGGCGACCCCAACGCGTCGCTCCCGACGCCGCAGCCGTGCTATTACCGTCCGATGTACGGCGCTTTCGGCCGCACGCTACCCGAAACGTGCCTTTCGTTCGTTTCGAACGCCGCATTCCAAAGCGGTATCAAGGAACGTCTCCACCTGCATCGTATGGTGCAGCCCGTGCGCCGCACCCGCCAGCTCACCAAATACGACATGGTGCGCAACGGAGGAATGCCGAAGATCGACGTGAATCCCGAAACGTTCGACGTGCTGGTCAACGACATCCGCGCCTACGTCAAACCTGCCGACAAATTCCCCCTGAGCCAACTGCTCTGGTTCTCGTAA
- a CDS encoding helix-turn-helix domain-containing protein has protein sequence MRRSFPAGTGRSPASGIGFCVPFPTVPFVGGRGAAVSERILHEIRNTDKCIAEIAVDYGFATPSYFTTFCKQYFGQTPTVLRRRSELLHSDSWGGRLSVTGPSVIDRTRETAEHASNLRG, from the coding sequence GTGCGCCGGAGCTTCCCTGCCGGGACAGGGCGATCTCCGGCTTCCGGAATCGGATTCTGCGTCCCTTTTCCGACAGTACCGTTTGTCGGCGGGCGAGGTGCTGCCGTCTCCGAACGTATCCTTCACGAGATTCGCAATACGGATAAGTGTATCGCCGAGATCGCTGTGGATTACGGTTTTGCTACGCCGTCCTACTTTACTACATTCTGCAAACAATATTTCGGACAGACGCCTACGGTGCTCCGTCGCCGCTCGGAGCTCCTGCATTCCGACTCTTGGGGCGGACGTCTCTCCGTCACAGGACCGTCCGTAATAGATCGGACCCGTGAGACGGCCGAACACGCATCGAATCTCAGAGGATGA
- a CDS encoding urease accessory protein UreD has product MNFTAAKEMSPYLEEPKAMPVGTPGKMGYLYLGFELDDDGKSIMRDLERHAPLIVQQELYFDEGMPEMPCVYILSSGGPNVDGDRYEQRFVVRKGAYAHISTGAATKLAEMRYNYSGLTQVFELEENAYLEYLPEPTIPCRHTRFIADTAIRIAPSATLFYSEIYMSGRKYFDRGETFQYDILSVCSHAERPGGEQLFREKFIIRPEMHAPSTLGAMNGYDVFANVIVLTPPEHADNIYERTPAFIDRDRRLAAGITRLPNDAGLLYKVLGEETAPVKKLIREFCSSVRQEIKGKPLPEEFPWR; this is encoded by the coding sequence ATGAATTTCACAGCAGCCAAAGAGATGAGCCCCTACCTCGAAGAGCCGAAGGCGATGCCTGTCGGCACTCCGGGGAAAATGGGATACCTCTACTTGGGATTCGAGCTCGACGACGACGGCAAGTCGATCATGCGCGATCTGGAACGGCATGCGCCGCTGATCGTCCAGCAGGAACTCTATTTCGACGAAGGCATGCCCGAGATGCCGTGCGTTTACATCCTCTCCTCGGGAGGCCCCAACGTGGACGGCGATCGCTATGAACAGCGTTTCGTCGTCCGCAAAGGCGCCTATGCCCACATTTCGACCGGAGCGGCGACCAAACTGGCCGAGATGCGCTACAACTATTCGGGACTGACACAGGTGTTCGAGCTCGAAGAGAACGCCTATCTGGAATACCTGCCCGAACCGACCATCCCGTGCCGGCACACGCGGTTCATCGCCGACACGGCGATCCGCATCGCGCCGTCGGCCACGCTGTTCTATTCGGAGATTTACATGAGCGGCCGGAAATATTTCGACCGGGGCGAGACTTTCCAGTACGACATTCTTTCGGTCTGCTCCCATGCCGAACGCCCCGGCGGGGAGCAGTTGTTCCGCGAAAAATTCATCATCCGGCCCGAAATGCACGCGCCCTCGACGCTCGGCGCGATGAACGGGTACGACGTTTTCGCCAACGTGATCGTACTGACGCCTCCGGAACACGCCGACAACATCTACGAACGGACGCCGGCCTTCATCGACCGCGACCGCCGGCTGGCGGCCGGCATCACGCGCCTGCCGAACGATGCGGGGCTGCTCTATAAAGTTTTAGGCGAGGAGACGGCACCCGTGAAAAAACTCATCCGCGAATTCTGCTCCTCGGTCCGGCAGGAAATCAAGGGCAAACCTTTGCCCGAAGAGTTTCCGTGGAGATAG
- the cbiQ gene encoding cobalt ECF transporter T component CbiQ produces MKNRLQHVLCALDAMERTARMQSPLHRTDARAKLLVTVVFLVTMLSVPLPRLPELLLFCVFPIVTCAMGGLSCATIFRRSLVVLPFVAFIGVFNLFYDREPVFRVGAVVVTAGWISFLSIVLRGLLSVQALLVLIGSTGYYGLCRSMQRLGVPAVFTTQLLFVYRYLYVLIEEAAAMQQARDARSFGRKSYPLKIWGTLVGQLLIRTFDRAEQISRAMLARGFSGRIPEGVSERPAWKMRDTLFLAVWCSALILLRLCRPAENLSMLINNL; encoded by the coding sequence ATGAAAAACCGATTGCAGCATGTACTTTGTGCATTGGATGCGATGGAGCGGACCGCCCGGATGCAAAGTCCGCTCCATCGCACGGATGCACGGGCCAAACTGCTCGTCACGGTGGTTTTCCTCGTGACGATGCTCTCCGTGCCGCTTCCCCGGCTTCCGGAGCTGCTGCTGTTCTGCGTCTTTCCGATCGTCACCTGCGCAATGGGCGGCCTGAGCTGCGCAACGATTTTCCGGCGGTCGCTCGTCGTGCTGCCGTTCGTCGCCTTTATCGGCGTTTTCAACCTCTTCTACGACCGCGAGCCGGTTTTCCGGGTAGGCGCGGTGGTCGTCACCGCCGGCTGGATTTCGTTTCTCTCGATCGTCCTGCGCGGCCTGCTGTCGGTGCAGGCGCTGCTCGTGCTGATCGGCAGCACCGGCTACTACGGTCTCTGCCGGAGCATGCAGCGGCTGGGGGTACCGGCCGTTTTCACCACGCAGTTGCTTTTCGTCTACCGTTACCTTTATGTCCTGATCGAAGAGGCCGCGGCCATGCAGCAGGCCCGCGACGCACGAAGTTTCGGGCGCAAATCCTACCCGCTGAAGATTTGGGGAACACTCGTCGGACAGTTGCTGATCCGCACGTTCGACCGGGCCGAGCAGATCAGCCGGGCGATGCTGGCGCGGGGATTTTCGGGGCGCATCCCGGAGGGGGTGTCCGAACGCCCGGCATGGAAAATGCGCGATACCCTGTTTCTCGCCGTATGGTGCTCGGCACTCATCCTGCTGCGGCTGTGCCGTCCGGCCGAAAACCTTTCGATGCTGATAAACAACCTTTGA
- a CDS encoding energy-coupling factor ABC transporter permease — MSDALVSPPVFAVTGAVSLVLLGTAIRKVKHPRNARPEPDGRDEHIVPLMGVMGAFIFAAQMINFSIPGTGSSGHLVGGILLSAILGPWAALITLASVLVIQCLVFADGGFMALGANILNMAVLSCLVAYPLLFRPLMKRGASPGRILAASLLASVAGLELGALAVTIETEASGITALPMGQFLLFMLPIHLFIGIGEGLATAAVIYIVQRYKPELLYGVRRERTSGRQRFGKAFAAIALAALLVAGSFSWIASSDPDGLEWSIEKTAGRTELEPASDGLHRRAAAIQEKTAVIPDYNTTFAGIVGSGAILLAVFGASCLFRAGQKQE, encoded by the coding sequence ATGTCCGACGCACTGGTCTCCCCGCCGGTATTCGCCGTTACGGGAGCCGTATCGCTGGTCCTGCTCGGAACGGCGATCCGGAAAGTCAAACATCCGCGCAACGCCCGCCCCGAACCCGACGGGCGGGACGAGCACATCGTTCCGCTGATGGGTGTGATGGGCGCCTTCATCTTCGCCGCCCAGATGATAAATTTCTCTATTCCGGGAACGGGCTCGAGCGGCCATCTGGTCGGCGGCATCCTGCTCTCGGCGATACTGGGTCCTTGGGCCGCGCTGATTACGCTGGCCTCCGTACTGGTGATCCAGTGTCTGGTTTTCGCCGACGGCGGTTTCATGGCTTTGGGCGCCAATATCCTCAACATGGCGGTGCTGTCGTGTCTGGTAGCCTATCCGCTGCTGTTCAGGCCGCTGATGAAACGCGGCGCATCGCCGGGGCGCATCCTCGCCGCGTCGCTGCTCGCTTCGGTGGCCGGACTCGAACTGGGCGCACTGGCCGTGACGATCGAAACCGAAGCGTCGGGCATCACCGCGCTGCCGATGGGACAGTTTCTGTTGTTCATGCTCCCGATCCATCTGTTCATCGGTATCGGCGAGGGGCTGGCTACGGCGGCGGTGATCTACATCGTGCAGCGTTATAAGCCCGAACTGCTGTACGGCGTCCGCCGGGAACGCACCTCCGGAAGACAGCGGTTCGGAAAGGCCTTTGCGGCGATCGCGCTGGCGGCGCTGCTCGTCGCCGGGTCGTTCTCGTGGATCGCTTCGTCCGATCCCGACGGACTGGAATGGTCGATCGAGAAGACGGCGGGGCGGACCGAACTGGAACCTGCGTCCGACGGCCTGCACCGGAGAGCCGCCGCCATTCAGGAGAAAACGGCCGTCATACCCGATTACAACACGACGTTTGCGGGAATCGTGGGAAGCGGGGCCATTCTGCTGGCCGTGTTCGGCGCCTCCTGTCTGTTCCGCGCCGGACAAAAGCAGGAATGA
- the ureG gene encoding urease accessory protein UreG, with amino-acid sequence MSNNTTCRIGIGGPVGSGKTALIEAITPRLLDMGYKVLVITNDVVTTEDAKHVRKMLKGILVEERIIGVETGACPHTAVREDPSMNIAAVEEMEARFPDGDVVLIESGGDNLTLTFSPALVDFFIYVIDVAAGDKIPRKDGPGISQSDILVINKTDLAPYVRADLEVMRRDSELMRPGKPFVFTNCMTGEGIDELVALIRRMALFDLDNDKEKVSEPLTGALR; translated from the coding sequence ATGAGCAACAATACAACTTGCAGAATCGGAATCGGCGGCCCCGTGGGCTCCGGCAAGACGGCGCTGATCGAAGCCATCACCCCGCGGCTTCTGGACATGGGCTACAAAGTGCTGGTGATAACCAACGACGTGGTAACCACGGAAGACGCCAAGCATGTACGCAAAATGCTGAAGGGCATCCTTGTCGAGGAGCGGATCATCGGCGTCGAGACCGGAGCGTGCCCCCATACGGCCGTGCGCGAGGACCCTTCGATGAACATCGCGGCGGTCGAGGAGATGGAGGCCCGGTTCCCCGACGGCGACGTGGTGCTGATCGAGTCGGGCGGCGACAACCTCACCCTCACGTTCAGCCCTGCGCTGGTGGACTTTTTCATCTATGTGATCGATGTGGCCGCGGGCGACAAGATTCCCCGCAAGGACGGACCGGGGATATCCCAGTCCGATATTCTGGTTATCAACAAGACCGATCTGGCCCCCTATGTCCGTGCCGATCTCGAAGTGATGCGGCGCGATTCCGAGCTGATGCGTCCGGGCAAACCGTTCGTATTCACCAACTGCATGACGGGTGAAGGGATCGACGAACTGGTCGCCCTGATCCGCCGGATGGCGCTTTTCGACCTCGACAACGACAAAGAGAAAGTTTCGGAACCCCTAACCGGCGCCCTACGATGA
- the ureE gene encoding urease accessory protein UreE (involved in the assembly of the urease metallocenter; possible nickel donor) has protein sequence MKIYTEIIGNLQDPEWMKKAREAEIEYIDLDQWTAQKSRFVVKGDRENEYAVALKRHSQMLDGDIIEYLPEQHRIAAIRIRLNDVLVADLSDLARQTPETIIHISVELGHAIGNQHWPAVVKGTKVYIPLTVDKKVMDSVMRTHHIEGVAYSFQPGSEVIPYLAPHEIRRLFGGTGPDSDVHHHHEHAHAH, from the coding sequence ATGAAAATATATACGGAAATCATAGGCAATTTGCAGGATCCCGAATGGATGAAGAAAGCGCGGGAAGCCGAAATCGAATATATCGATCTCGACCAGTGGACGGCCCAGAAAAGCCGCTTCGTGGTCAAAGGCGACCGGGAAAACGAATACGCCGTGGCGTTGAAACGCCACTCGCAGATGCTCGACGGCGATATTATCGAGTACCTGCCCGAACAGCACCGCATCGCGGCCATCCGCATCCGACTCAACGACGTGCTGGTCGCAGACCTTTCGGATCTGGCGCGTCAAACGCCGGAAACGATCATCCATATCTCAGTGGAACTCGGTCATGCCATCGGCAACCAGCATTGGCCCGCAGTGGTCAAGGGGACGAAGGTCTACATTCCGCTGACGGTGGACAAGAAAGTGATGGACAGCGTGATGCGTACGCACCATATAGAAGGTGTCGCCTACTCGTTCCAGCCCGGTTCGGAGGTGATTCCCTATTTGGCGCCCCATGAAATCCGGCGTCTGTTCGGCGGCACAGGTCCCGACAGCGACGTACACCACCATCACGAACATGCGCACGCGCATTAA
- a CDS encoding urease subunit beta: MSTKNPAPAKNQVQAASLYPNKPGFKPAKSVVVGGVILMNAPIEYNTGRKTVQLVVRNTGDRPIQVGSHFHFFEVNRYLEFDRDAAFGCHLNIPATTAIRFEPGDQKEVEVVAYSGKRRVIGFNGLVMGYTGDEDAPTYFPAHIHAGRKARHAGFKNISESEAEAAMKKSNNTKK, from the coding sequence ATGAGTACGAAAAATCCCGCCCCTGCGAAAAATCAGGTGCAGGCGGCGAGTCTTTATCCGAATAAACCCGGCTTCAAACCTGCGAAGTCCGTCGTCGTCGGAGGAGTAATCCTGATGAATGCCCCGATCGAGTACAATACCGGCCGCAAGACCGTGCAGCTTGTCGTGCGCAATACCGGCGACCGTCCGATTCAGGTCGGTTCGCATTTTCATTTCTTCGAGGTTAACCGCTATCTGGAGTTCGACCGCGACGCCGCTTTCGGCTGTCACCTGAACATTCCCGCAACGACCGCCATCCGGTTCGAACCGGGCGACCAGAAAGAGGTCGAGGTCGTGGCCTATTCGGGCAAACGCCGCGTGATCGGCTTCAACGGTCTGGTGATGGGATATACGGGCGACGAGGATGCGCCCACCTATTTCCCGGCACATATACATGCCGGACGCAAAGCCCGGCATGCAGGGTTCAAGAACATTTCGGAAAGCGAAGCCGAGGCCGCTATGAAAAAAAGCAACAACACTAAAAAATAG